Below is a window of Hyphomonas neptunium ATCC 15444 DNA.
TTCCGGCGGATGTGACCGATGACGCCTCGATGGACGCCGCCTTTGCCGCCATCAAGGAAAAATGGGGCAAGATCGATTTCCTTGTCCACTCCATCGCCTTTGCCGGGAAAGATGAACTGCAAGGCTCGATGGTTGCCAACACCACCCGCGAAGGCTTCCGCCGCGCGATGGACATCTCCGTATACAGCTTTATTGACTGCGCCCGCCGCGCCTCGGAAATCATGCCGGATGGTGGCTCGATCATCTGCATGACGTATCTCGGCGCCGAGCGCACCGTGCCGTCGTACAATGTCATGGGCGTTGCCAAGGCGGCGCTGGAAGCCTCCACCCGCTATGCCGCGCGCGACCTTGGCCCCCAGGGCATCCGCGTCAACGCCATCTCCGCCGGCGCCATGCGCACGCTCTCGCTCGCGGGCATCCGCGGCGGCAAGAGCCTGATGGGCACGGGCCGCAGCTGGTCGCTTCTGAAGGAAGACACCAGCATGGAAGGCGTCGCGGGTTGCGCGCTCTACCTCCTCTCCCCCCTCGGCCGCTCCATCGCGGGCGAAGTGATCCACGTTGACGCCGGCTTCCACGTCGTCGGCGTGCCGGATGCGGGCGAGGAAGAGTAAGCTTTCTGGCCAATCTTGACTTCAGGGCGAGGTAATCCGAAAAGGATACCTCGCCCTTTGAGGTTTTTATGTTCCGTACCCTGTCTGAGTCCCGCTGAAGGGCCTGCCGTTCCCGCACTGAAACCAGTGCAAGGCAGGCCGGCGAAAGCGTAGAGCCCGGCGCCGCAAGGCGCTGGAGACGTTTTCATGCGCCCCTGATCTGATCAAGATCCTGTCTGGGGCGCGGGACCAGAGACTTCAACACATGGACATTTCCCGCGCTGAACAGCGCATCCTCCACCTGCTCGCCCAGGGCGGGCGGATCGACCTTGTCCGCGATGAGGCGGGCAAGCTCACAGACGCGCACTGTTATTCCCGCGATGGCTGGCGGTATACGGGGCTTGATATGGCCCTCTTCCGCAAGCTGAAGCGGCGGCGGACCATCGCCTCAGAGCGTGGCCAGCCCTACCGCATCACGCGGCGCGGCCTGCAACTCGTCCGTTCACAGCCGGACAATTGCTAGCCTCATCCGTCCCCTTCAGCTATCTTCGGCAGGAGAAGCTGGAGGGGCCACCCCATGATCGAGCGCGTAGCCACCTGCCGGTGCGGCCAACTCACCGCCACCTGCCGGGGAGAGCCCGTCCGTGTCTCGGTCTGCCATTGCCTCGCCTGCCAGAAACGCACGGGCAGCGCCTTTGGCGCGCAGGCCCGCTGGGCGGACGACAACGTTGCGCTGTCAGGCAATGCCAAAGAATGGGCCCGCACCGCCGACAGCGGCAACCGCATTACCTATCGTTTCTGCCCGGAGTGCGGCTCGACCGTGACCTACACAATCGAAAACTGGCCGGGCGTCACCGCCCTTCCCTATGGCGCCTTTGCCGGAACGGATATGCCCGCCCCCGGATTTTCCGTCTACGACGACCGCCGCCACCCTTGGGTCGACATTCTCGGAGACGATGTGAAGCGCTCGACATCGGAAGGGGCGCGCAAGCAGCCAAGCCTCGACCTTCTCGGAAAAAAGGATTGAGATGAAAGGCTAACTTGCGGAAACGAAATTTCGGTGACCGAGATTATTTTCAGACACGGGTATCAAATTGAAGCGGAGGCTGTCGTTTTCGCGAGTAACTTTAAATACTACACCCCGCCCTCCCGGACCGAGCAACCAGACGAGTTGAGGCCAGGCAATTCTTATGTCTCGTACTTTTCTGTATGCGTTCTTGCGCCCTTTGTGCTCTGGCTCAGCTTCCAGGGGATCAGAAGAGCAGTACTCCAACATCCACGCATGTAACATTTCGATTTCGCGGTCAGATTTTTTTACTTCACACAAGAGAATCTCGCGCAATCCGTCGGCGTCATAACCTACAAGATCAAACGCCCAAGAGCGCCTAGATTGCATTCCAAGCGCACCGATAGGCCAACCAAACTCAACTTTAAGCCGGGCTACCGCGCCAATAGTTATAACCGGTTCCCGCCATAAAGTGATCGGTCTTGGGGAGATCGATTTTTCGAGCTCCCAGAAGATTGGTTCGGCTCCGCTACTCAGCGGCGCCCTGAATCCCCCATTTTCATATTTCACCAGATCGCCATCGATGGCCTGAATGAACCAACCCGCATCGAATGCCTCTAGCGCGTTCAGAGAATCTCGCCGAAATCCTTCCGGTGAGTAGTTACGTCGAGGCTCAGAACAGTACGAGGGAAGCCAATCTGAATTCAAACGCCTACGGAATTCTTCGAGAGATTCAGACATTCAGTTTCCTTGTTGGTTATCGTGAGCAGATCAAGGAATGACGGTCACCGCCGGCCCCGGAAACCGCATCCAGTAATACGAGCGCGGATCATCGCCCGGCTGGGTCGCGTAGGCGGCAAGCCGCGCGTCCAGGCCTGGCCGGGCGCCGCTCGTCCCCGGAAACGGATCGCCCGAAGGCGCCACCATATCATACCGAACGAACCGCCAGCCTTCGAGGCCGAGGGGTCTTTCACGCAGTGATTGGGCAGCGCTGAGCCGTAATGGCGCGGCCCGCGCCAGGGTTCCCGAGACACGCATGAACAGCTGCGTCACCCACACGCCTTCCTGTGTACGCACCACGCCAAAGGCCACATGGGTCGCCTTGGAGTGCAGGATGTTCTCGCGGTGGCTCGGGCTGTCCATCAGATTCCGGTGGAGCCGTTTGACGGCGAAGTTTGCGCCGATACGCCCCCCAACCCGCGAAACGGTGGCGACATTCTCCGCCGAGAAATCTGCCAGCGCCGTCCGGTCCAGCGCCGCGATCCGGTCCCCCGGCCCCCGCCCGTCCGGGCCGACATGGCCGAAGAAGCCGTTCACCGCCATGTCGAGACTGTGCAGCCGGGCGGCGTCGATCAGCTCGCGGCGCAATTGCAAGGGCGCCAGGCCCGCCTCGGCGCGCTCCTTGTTGACCAGATCCAGAAACCGCGCCTCCAGGCTCTCTTCAAAGGCAAACCCGGCGGGCGGGCGGGCCAGACACGGCTGGGCACGCTCCACATATGGCGCCACGGCAAGGGGCCGGCCCTGAATGCGCAGATCACAGGCAAAGGCCTGCAAAGGCAGAAGAAGGAGGAAAGCGAGACTGGCAATCACGCGGTGCATAGCGCCTTCCTATCACGGAAGGCCGGCGCGTTCACCTTGGCAATTCACGCCGCCAGAAGGGCTCAGATCACCCCGGCCGTCTGAAGCCGCGCCAGCACCGGCGCGATCATCCGCTCAATCGCCTCACCGGTCGGTTTCACATTGCCATAAGCAGGCAGGCCCTCGTCGGCGATCACCAGATCCGCGTCAAACTTCGCCGGATGCGTCCAGCGGTAATGGGCAGAGCGCACGGTCGACATGTATTGCGCCAGCACCGAGTCCACCGTCCGGCCCCGCTCGATCACGTCCCGCCGGATGCGCCGTGCCAGGCGCAGATCGTCCGGCGTATCCACATACACCGACAGATCAATGAAGTTGCGGATCTTGGGCATCGAGAGGGCGTGAATCCCTTCAAGGATCAGCACCGGCGCCGACTCAATGCGCCGCGTATTGGTGGACCGGTCATGGCGCTCATAGTCATAAATCGGCTGCTCGACCGCCTCCCCCGCTTTCAGCGCCTTGAGGTCTGATACCAGGTGATCAACCTCCTTGGATTTGGGGTCGTCATAGTTGATGCCCGCCACCAGGGCTTCGCGTTCGGCCACAGTTTGCGGCGTGCCGTAAAAGCGCATCGGGTGATAATAGGCGTCCTCGCCGAACATCACGGCCTTTCCCGGCCCCAGATGTTCCAGCAGCGCTTCGGCCAGCGTCGATTTTCCCGAGCCCGAACCGCCCGACATCGCAATCAGGAAGGATTTCTTCTTTGTCATGACAGCGCGCCCTCTTCTGTAGCCGGTGTTTCCATGAAAAAGGGCCGCCCATCAAGGAGCGGCCCTCATTCATTTGATAATCGGAGGGAAGACTAGTCTTCCGAAGCGTCGTCGCCCGCTTCTTCAGCAAGCTCCTTGCCGGTCTCCTGGTCAACGACCTTCATGGAGAGGCGGACCTTGCCGCGCTCATCGAAGCCCATGAGCTTCACCCACACTTTGTCGCCTTCCTTGACCATCTCCTTGGGGTGGCCAATGCGCTTGTTGGCCATCTGCGAGACGTGGACGAGGCCGTCCTTGGGGCCGAAGAAGTTCACGAAGATACCGAAGTCCTTCATGGAAACGACTTTGCCTTCGTAGATCTCGCCGACTTCGGCTTCCGCCGTGATGCCCTTGATCATCTTGATCGCGGCATCGATCGACTTGCGATCCATCGCCGAAATCTGAACCGTGCCATCGTCATCGATGTTCACCTTGGCGCCCGTCTCGTCGACGATGCCGCGGATGACCTTGCCGCCCGAACCGATCACATCACGGATCTTGTCGGTCGGCACCTTGATGATTTCCATCTGCGGCGCGTTTTCCGACAGCTGGCCGCGCGAAGCGGTCAGGGCCTTGCCCATTTCACCGAGGATGTGCATCCGGCCGCCTTTGGCCTGCTCAAGGGCTTTGCCCATGATGTCCTTGGTGATGCCCGCAACCTTGATGTCCATCTGGAGCGAGGTCACGCCGTTTTCAGTACCGGCAACCTTGAAGTCCATGTCGCCGAGGTGGTCTTCGTCGCCGAGGATGTCGGAGAGAACCGCAAACTCGGAGCCTTCGAGGATGAGGCCCATGGCAATGCCCGAGACCGGACGGGTCAGCGGAACGCCCGCATCCATCATGGCCAGCGAGCAACCGCAAACAGTCGCCATCGAGGAAGACCCGTTCGACTCGGTGATCTCGGAGACCATACGGATCGTGTACGGAAAGTCTTCATGCTTGGGCAGAACAGCCTTGAGCGCGCGCCAGGCAAGTTTGCCGTGGCCGATCTCGCGGCGGCCTGCGCCGCCCATGCGGCCCGTCTCCCCGACCGAATAGGGCGGGAAGTTGTAGTGCAGCATGAACTTTTCTTTTTTCGTGCCGTCCAGACCGTCGATGTACTGTTCGTCATCGGACGTTCCGAGCGTGGCAACGCAGATCGCCTGCGTCTCGCCGCGCGTGAACAGCGACGAACCATGCGTGCGCGGCAGGAAGCCGGCTTCGGCAACGATCGGGCGGATCTGGTCGAGCTTGCGCCCGTCGATCCGCTGACCGGTTTTCAGGATGTCGCCGCGCACAACAGAAGCTTCCGCTTCCTTGAACACGGTCTTGAAGACTTCCGGCGTCATCACGCCGGGGGCTTCATCCGTACCAAGAAGGGCAGCTTTCGCCTTGTCCTTGGCCGCGCCGATGGCAGCATAACGCTCGCCCTTGGCGGTGATCTTGTAGGCTTTCGACAGATCGGCGCCGACAGTGTCGATCACCGATTTGAGGGCAGCCGAATGGTCTGGCGGCTCATAAGCAAACGGCTCTTTCGCCGCTTTTTCTGCCAGCGCAATGATCGCATCGATCACCGGCTGCATCGCGTCATGACCGGCGACAACAGCGCCGAGCATCACGTCTTCGGAAAGCTCAGCCGCCTGAGATTCAACCATCATCACGGCGTCGGTGGTGCCGGCAACCACGAGGTCAAGCTCGGACTCTTCAAGTTCGGCAATCGTCGGGTTGATGATGTACTGGCCGTCTTTGTAGCCAACGCGCGCAGCGCCGATCGGGCCCATGAAGGGCGCGCCGGAAAGCACCAGCGCCGCAGAGGCGCCGACGAGCGCGATGATGTCGGCATCATTCTCGAGGTCATAGGACAGCGTCGTGACGACGACCTGGACTTCATGCTTGAAACCGTCGACGAACAGCGGACGGATCGGACGGTCGATGAGGCGCGAGGTCAGCGTCTCTTTCTCGGTGGGGCGGCCTTCGCGCTTGAAGAATCCGCCGGGAATCCGGCCGGAGGCGAAGTACTTTTCCTGGTAATTCACGGTCAGGGGGAAGAAGTCCTGACCCGGTTTTGCTTCCTTCGCGAACACGGCGGTCGCGAGGACAATGGTATCGCCGTACTGCACCATGACGGCGCCATCGGCCTGACGTGCCACTTGGCCCGTCTCGATTGTCAGCGTGCGGCCAGCCCATTCCAGCGACACGGATTGCTTGTTAAACATTTCAGTCTTTCTTTCACATACGAAAAGCCCGCCAGAGCCCTATTGCCCGGCGGGCTTGTTTTTCGGACCTAGCGGCGGATGCCGAGTTCCGTGATCAGCTTCGTGTAACGCGCTTCACTTTTGCTCCGCGCATAATCCAGGAGCTTCCGGCGCGTGGCGACCATAGTCAGGAGGCCGCGGCGGGAGTGGTTGTCTTTTTTGTTGGTCTTGAAGTGGTCGGTCAGGTTGTTGATCCGCTCGGTGAGGATCGCAACCTGCACTTCTGGAGAGCCCGTATCGCCTTCTTTAATGGCGAATTTCTTGATGAGCTCCTGCTTTCTTTCAGCAGTAATCGACATCGGCAAAGCCTTCTGTTCAAGCATCCCACCGGGATGCGGGTTTCTCTAATCGCCTGAATTGGCGGGTTTTTTGGGAGCGGCCCTTGTCAAGATGGCCACGGCCGGGATGTCGTCCAGCAGGGTCAGCAGGCAGGCCTCCGCCCCAAACCGCGGCTTATGGCTCATTTGGGGGGGAAATGAAAGTGGGGATTATGCGCGCCGCGGGCCCTGTTTGCCGGCCTTCCGGGCGATTTTCCACTGGCAGGCTCGCGCGGACGACATTAGCCTTTCCCGGAAACGATTCTGGGAGACACGCATGAAACTCCGGCCGGGCCTTGCCCTGTTCGCCCTCCTGGCGGCCGCCGGCTGCGAAACCCTGAGCGAAAGCTATTCGATCGAACGCATGGACGAGATCAATGACAGCGGGATCCATGTCTACAGCGACCTGATGGAGAATCCATGGGACGGGTCCCGCTATTGGCAGTTCCGGGCCGCCAACTATGCCGGCTACCCGTTCTGCGTGCAGGCGGCGCTGAAAGATGTCCGCTTCACGAATGGCCATTCCATGGGGTACAGCCATTACATCGCGCCCGGAGAGACAAAGGATATTGGCTATGTTCACGCCCCGGCCGATTTTGGAACCACCACGCGGACCTGGAACCCGGCGTCCGACGGCAGCTGCTGATACCCGGCGGCGGGGCTGATCAGATGACCCCCGTCCCCCTGCCCGAAGAAGTCGCTCACATCATCCAGCTGGCCATCGCCCCGGTGTTCACCCTGGCGGGCATCGGCGCGCTGCTGAACGTTATGGCCAATCGCCTGGCACGGGTTGTGGACCGCTGGCGCACGCTGGAAGGCGGGCTTGAGGACGCGCCAGAGGACCTCCGCCGCCTCGCCGTCATGGAGCTTGGTGTGCTCGACCGGCGCATGGCCCGCATCCACCTCGCCATCTCCCTCTCGACGCTGGCCGCGCTGCTGATCTGCGTCGTCATCATCCTGCTGTTCACCGGCCAGCTCACGCCCGTGCCCGTCGCGCAGGCGGTCTCCATCCTCTTCGTCGCCTCGATGGTGTTCCTCTCGGTCGCGCTCGTCTCCTTCCTGATGGAAGTCCGCATCGCCAGCCGCACCCTCCGCGTCACCCGCGCCGTCCTCGGCGCCACCCCCAAAACCCGCCGCTGACTTTGGCCCGATAGCCACCCCTTACCCCTTGTATGTCATCTTTTGCCCGGCCTGCTATATTTCCGCGGTCGGCAGCGGATGAGAGCACCCCACCCCTGAGGGACACCAAGCCCGTGGGAGAGCGTGTCGCCTCATCCGCCTTGGTCATCAACCCGGACAGTCGCTTGGGCCGGCGAAAGCGAAGCCCGCATGCGCAAGGTCGGGACATGAGCGAGAGATTTGTTGGAATTGATGTGTCGAAGGAGACATTGGACGTCCATGTATTGCCGGAGGGGCGTGCCTTTGCCGTCGCGCGCACTCCAGCGGGGATAGACAGCCTTCTGGCCGCGTTGTCGGAGCTGGGCGCGGACCTGGTGGTGCTGGAGGCCACCGGCGGGCTGGAACGGGTGGTCACCGCCGCCCTGGCCGGGGCGCAGATCCCGGTTGTTGCGGTCAATCCCCGTCAGATCCGGGACTTTGCCCGCGCCACCGGGCAGCTGGCCAAGACGGATGCGATCGATGCGGCGGTAATCGCCCGGTTCGGACAGGCGATCCGGCCGGCCCCGCGAGCCCTTCCGGACGCCGCGGCCCAACAGTTGGCAGAGCTGGTCACCCGGCGGCGGCAGGTCATCGACATGGCGGTGGCCGAACGCAACCGCCGCCGCCTGGTGACGGCCAGGCCGGCCCTGCGCAGCATCGACCGGGTGCTGAAGGTTCTGGAAGCCCAGCTGGCAGACATCGACAGGGAGATCGGGGACCGCATCCATGCCAGCCCGGCCTGGCGGGAGGCAGAGGACCTGCTCAAATCCGTACCCGGCGTTGGCGACCAGACGGCCCGCACCCTGATTGCGGCCCTCCCGGAACTAGGCACCCTTGGCCGCCGTCAGATCGCGGCCCTCGCGGGGCTTGCCCCCTTCAACCGCGACAGTGGCCAGTGGCGCGGCCGCCGCTCAATAACCGGCGGCCGCGCCGATGTGCGCAGCGTCCTCTACATGGCTGCCCTGGCCGGCATCAGGTTCAACCCAGCCCTGAAAGCCTGCTACCAGCGCCTCCGGACCGCCGGAAAACCCGCCAAGGTCGCCCTCGTGGCCGTAATGCGAAAACTTCTCACAATCCTCAACGCAATCCTCAGAGACAAATCCCCATGGCAAACACAAAACGCTTGAAAGCGAACACAGTCGCTCTCCCAAGGGAGAGGAGGGACCCGCGCCCGCAGGGCGTGGGAGGTGAGGGCTGCAACAGTGAGAATAAGTGCCGCCCTATCCAACACACCCAGCTCCCTCCCCCCGTCATCCCGGAATTTGCAAAGCAAATGTCCGGGACCCAGAAAGCCCCCCTAAATCCCCGCTCACCCCCGCGCAGGCGGGGGTCTCGTGAGGATGCGCGCCGCCTTGCCAGATCCCCGTCTGCGCGGGGATGAGCGGAAAATTCGAAAACCTTATCCGCCGGGGTCCCCCGCGCCGTCACATTAAGCGCATCCTCCTCACAGGAGCCGCGCCGGTGCCGTTCGGTTTGTGAGGGGGTCGCCCCGGAGGATGGGACGCGGTGGACTTTACGGCCCATCGCAACCCTAGGGACGTTGATCCAGGCAAGCCGGACCAAAAAGCCGGTAGAGAATCCCCACTGGCCCGCCTCTCATCTGAGAGGTCACGAGAGTTAATGGTAAGTGGTCAAGGCCTGGCAGCGCCGAAGTCATCCCGAATCCTACTGCCCGAAACTCCGGCGGCAGTGCGCGGCGGGCGAGGTGCCCAAACCGCAACACTAAAACCTTTCCGGGCGCCGCGGCGCCCGCCGCGCACGAGGCTCCACCTTGAGGGAGCCACCCAAACTGCTCCGAACCCGGATGGCTCCGCCAGTCCGGATACAGCCGTTTCTGCTCCCCTCGCCCATGAAGTGGGAGAGGGAGGAACATGGCAAACGCAACGCTCAATGCCTGACGCCCCCCCCACAAGCAAAGCGAAGGCGCAGGCGGGCTGAGCCCAACGGGCTCAGCAACACCGCCGAGCAATAAAGGAATGGTGATCCCGGCGCGATTCGAACGCACGACCTACAGATTAGGAATCTGTCGCTCTATCCTGCTGAGCTACGGGACCATCCGGCGCTTCCCCTATCGGAAAAGCGCCTCTTTTTGAAGCAGAAATCCATGCTCACACATGTTCCAGCGCCTGTTTCAGGTCGACCACCAAGTCATCAGGGGCCTCAATGCCGACCGAAAAGCGGATGAGGCCGTCGGTAAAGCCGATCCGGGCGCGCACATCGGCCGGAACGGCAGAATGCGTGGTCGAGCCGGGATGGCACATCAGGCTCTCGGTCCCGCCCAGGCTGACGGCCAGCTTGATCAGTTGCAGCTTGTCCAGCATCCGGAACGCAGCCTCCTTCCCGCCCGTCACATCGAAGGAAAAGGTAGCCCCCGCTGCGTCGCACTGCTCCTCGAACACCTTGCGCTGCGGGTCGCCGGCCGCCAGGAATTCGGGATACATCACGCGGGCGACCTTGGGATGGTCCTTCAGGTAATTGGCGCAGATACGCGCATTGGAGAAGGCCCGCTCCATCCGCAGCTGCACCGTCTCCAGAGACCGTGTCAGCAGCCAGCACGAGTGGGCGTCCAGCATCGTTCCCAGATAATTCCGCATACGGCGGACCTTGGTCAGGATCTCGTCATTGCCGACAATGCCGCCGGCGATCAGGTCCGAATGCCCGCCGACATATTTGGTCAGCGAGTAAAGCGCGAGGTCTGCCCCATGCTTCAGCGGCTTATGGCCGACTGGCCCCATCATGGTATTGTCGCACATCAGGATGGGGCGCCGGCCCGTCTCCTGCTCCAGTATACTGGCCACACGGGCGCAGGCGGCAATATCGACCAGCGCATTGGTGGGGTTGGCGGGGGATTCGGTAAAGATCACCGAGATCGGCCCGAACCGGGCGACCGCATCGCGCGCCGCCTTGAGGATCTGGTCTTCCGTCGACCAGGCATCGAACTCCGCCGAGCGCACGCCCCAGTCTGGCATGAAGCTCCGGATAAAGACTTCCGAGGCGCCATAGAGGGGGCTGGAATGGAGGATGCCGGTACCAGGTTCCGCGCAGGCAAAAAGCGCCGTCGTGATGGCCGACATTCCGGAGGAAAAAGCGAGCGCCGCCTCCCCGTCATCATAAAGCGTCAGCCGGTCTTCCAGCACTTCCATGTTCGGATTGTTGAACCGGGTGTAGATGAGGTCGGCATCTTCCGGATCGCCCACCTCCATTCTCCCGGCGAGGCGGCGAAACAACGCCTCCCCTTCGCGCGCCGACTTGAAGGCGAAGGTGGACGTCATGAAA
It encodes the following:
- a CDS encoding enoyl-ACP reductase FabI; the protein is MADDWNMPKGDLMKGKRGVVMGVANQNSIAWGISTQLAAQGAEIAFTYQGESLERRVRPLVESIGMDTMIPADVTDDASMDAAFAAIKEKWGKIDFLVHSIAFAGKDELQGSMVANTTREGFRRAMDISVYSFIDCARRASEIMPDGGSIICMTYLGAERTVPSYNVMGVAKAALEASTRYAARDLGPQGIRVNAISAGAMRTLSLAGIRGGKSLMGTGRSWSLLKEDTSMEGVAGCALYLLSPLGRSIAGEVIHVDAGFHVVGVPDAGEEE
- a CDS encoding YjhX family toxin; the protein is MDISRAEQRILHLLAQGGRIDLVRDEAGKLTDAHCYSRDGWRYTGLDMALFRKLKRRRTIASERGQPYRITRRGLQLVRSQPDNC
- a CDS encoding GFA family protein, with the protein product MIERVATCRCGQLTATCRGEPVRVSVCHCLACQKRTGSAFGAQARWADDNVALSGNAKEWARTADSGNRITYRFCPECGSTVTYTIENWPGVTALPYGAFAGTDMPAPGFSVYDDRRHPWVDILGDDVKRSTSEGARKQPSLDLLGKKD
- a CDS encoding CAP domain-containing protein, encoding MHRVIASLAFLLLLPLQAFACDLRIQGRPLAVAPYVERAQPCLARPPAGFAFEESLEARFLDLVNKERAEAGLAPLQLRRELIDAARLHSLDMAVNGFFGHVGPDGRGPGDRIAALDRTALADFSAENVATVSRVGGRIGANFAVKRLHRNLMDSPSHRENILHSKATHVAFGVVRTQEGVWVTQLFMRVSGTLARAAPLRLSAAQSLRERPLGLEGWRFVRYDMVAPSGDPFPGTSGARPGLDARLAAYATQPGDDPRSYYWMRFPGPAVTVIP
- the udk gene encoding uridine kinase; amino-acid sequence: MTKKKSFLIAMSGGSGSGKSTLAEALLEHLGPGKAVMFGEDAYYHPMRFYGTPQTVAEREALVAGINYDDPKSKEVDHLVSDLKALKAGEAVEQPIYDYERHDRSTNTRRIESAPVLILEGIHALSMPKIRNFIDLSVYVDTPDDLRLARRIRRDVIERGRTVDSVLAQYMSTVRSAHYRWTHPAKFDADLVIADEGLPAYGNVKPTGEAIERMIAPVLARLQTAGVI
- the pnp gene encoding polyribonucleotide nucleotidyltransferase: MFNKQSVSLEWAGRTLTIETGQVARQADGAVMVQYGDTIVLATAVFAKEAKPGQDFFPLTVNYQEKYFASGRIPGGFFKREGRPTEKETLTSRLIDRPIRPLFVDGFKHEVQVVVTTLSYDLENDADIIALVGASAALVLSGAPFMGPIGAARVGYKDGQYIINPTIAELEESELDLVVAGTTDAVMMVESQAAELSEDVMLGAVVAGHDAMQPVIDAIIALAEKAAKEPFAYEPPDHSAALKSVIDTVGADLSKAYKITAKGERYAAIGAAKDKAKAALLGTDEAPGVMTPEVFKTVFKEAEASVVRGDILKTGQRIDGRKLDQIRPIVAEAGFLPRTHGSSLFTRGETQAICVATLGTSDDEQYIDGLDGTKKEKFMLHYNFPPYSVGETGRMGGAGRREIGHGKLAWRALKAVLPKHEDFPYTIRMVSEITESNGSSSMATVCGCSLAMMDAGVPLTRPVSGIAMGLILEGSEFAVLSDILGDEDHLGDMDFKVAGTENGVTSLQMDIKVAGITKDIMGKALEQAKGGRMHILGEMGKALTASRGQLSENAPQMEIIKVPTDKIRDVIGSGGKVIRGIVDETGAKVNIDDDGTVQISAMDRKSIDAAIKMIKGITAEAEVGEIYEGKVVSMKDFGIFVNFFGPKDGLVHVSQMANKRIGHPKEMVKEGDKVWVKLMGFDERGKVRLSMKVVDQETGKELAEEAGDDASED
- the rpsO gene encoding 30S ribosomal protein S15; this encodes MSITAERKQELIKKFAIKEGDTGSPEVQVAILTERINNLTDHFKTNKKDNHSRRGLLTMVATRRKLLDYARSKSEARYTKLITELGIRR
- a CDS encoding DUF2721 domain-containing protein, encoding MTPVPLPEEVAHIIQLAIAPVFTLAGIGALLNVMANRLARVVDRWRTLEGGLEDAPEDLRRLAVMELGVLDRRMARIHLAISLSTLAALLICVVIILLFTGQLTPVPVAQAVSILFVASMVFLSVALVSFLMEVRIASRTLRVTRAVLGATPKTRR
- a CDS encoding IS110-like element ISHne3 family transposase, with translation MSERFVGIDVSKETLDVHVLPEGRAFAVARTPAGIDSLLAALSELGADLVVLEATGGLERVVTAALAGAQIPVVAVNPRQIRDFARATGQLAKTDAIDAAVIARFGQAIRPAPRALPDAAAQQLAELVTRRRQVIDMAVAERNRRRLVTARPALRSIDRVLKVLEAQLADIDREIGDRIHASPAWREAEDLLKSVPGVGDQTARTLIAALPELGTLGRRQIAALAGLAPFNRDSGQWRGRRSITGGRADVRSVLYMAALAGIRFNPALKACYQRLRTAGKPAKVALVAVMRKLLTILNAILRDKSPWQTQNA
- a CDS encoding cystathionine gamma-synthase family protein, translating into MSKPQKSYRKREIAGHTLSPESLVMGFGYDPFMSEGSIKPPIFMTSTFAFKSAREGEALFRRLAGRMEVGDPEDADLIYTRFNNPNMEVLEDRLTLYDDGEAALAFSSGMSAITTALFACAEPGTGILHSSPLYGASEVFIRSFMPDWGVRSAEFDAWSTEDQILKAARDAVARFGPISVIFTESPANPTNALVDIAACARVASILEQETGRRPILMCDNTMMGPVGHKPLKHGADLALYSLTKYVGGHSDLIAGGIVGNDEILTKVRRMRNYLGTMLDAHSCWLLTRSLETVQLRMERAFSNARICANYLKDHPKVARVMYPEFLAAGDPQRKVFEEQCDAAGATFSFDVTGGKEAAFRMLDKLQLIKLAVSLGGTESLMCHPGSTTHSAVPADVRARIGFTDGLIRFSVGIEAPDDLVVDLKQALEHV